The proteins below are encoded in one region of Toxoplasma gondii ME49 chromosome IV, whole genome shotgun sequence:
- a CDS encoding hypothetical protein (encoded by transcript TGME49_320660~Signal peptide predicted by SignalP 2.0 HMM (probability 0.874) with cleavage site probability 0.251 at residue 37) — protein sequence MTLGRWTSGLLPTLSNCRSVWVRSQILALLSVLGGRLRPESRALSAIKRHDPKTAKFTNNKLLAGKSAYVCFFADSESEQENVRGTLTRIKETPLRKSENREQRYTRRRNGEDDEATDRDGRKNEGEENQD from the exons ATGACGCTAGGGAGGTGGACCTCTGGTCTTTTGCCAACGCTCTCCAACTGTCGCAGTGTTTGGGTCCGATCACAGATCctcgctctgctctctgttctcggCGGGCGCCTCCGACCGGAGTCCAGAGCACTCTCAGCTATCAAGAGACATGATCCCAAAACTGCAAAGTTCACGAATAACAAGCTGCTTGCGGGGAAGTCTGCTTACGTCTGCTTTTTTGCTGACTCAGAGAGTGAACAGGAAAACGTCAGAGGCACCCTCACACGAATCAAGGAG actcCGCTACGCAAGAGCGAGAATCGAGAGCAACGATACacaagacggagaaacggGGAGGACGACGAGGCAACAGACAGGGACggcaggaaaaacgagggagaagagaaccaAGACTGA
- a CDS encoding ankyrin repeat-containing protein (encoded by transcript TGME49_320650) translates to MRQAASASQPPSTQCKRTRDHRQEGADRDGREETLEEAEEAAKRKRRKIVCGEGTPTPSKTRLYWNAVFEQTAESQYFVSSRRVRELVEDLLVGATGGLSHAPSQNRLEALVSFSVFGEAVSSSASAFSSSASAFASSASAFASSASAFASSASALAFFPPRARTASLVELMCGGRGNQIPFLSPISPLFRSYVGIDVSDRALSLSRCGSSSLPSSSSRSSCQSSSSLSVTRTAALERANKCRFLLQDCASLGDDLPLLKTNFALVVAGLDDLLVRNFTEVVEDTEGAEEVEAVLASAAAVLCVGGRLLALEPTRHLGDLLLAVTKALLSPSGTVRFLRLLRIKVVGSVAALLFRRESASFAADQNLDALRAFYRKQIRPLAALPALGLDAARLDVDDLRTRLPLLQHLARVQATVELSFLLLQACLSGNLEAAALLLARGADPNSCFPVEILHFLSSRTPSCFLHSSSQITSKASSTRTESITTISERPSLPSSSSSATSPLSVGSSSPSFVSSSAPLPSSPSQSPCGSSFLSSFSSSPSSPLFPPSSPWTSASSQGNCGQTGASGLRSPAASAPPQGGSVGGIRLLHLAAEREDLPFFLLLLQHGADPSLVNEDGLRAEDLLANAVRRELQRDRRCRSSSACRFPGPHAMDRTKQRKEANNPPKGRPGASARQAGTAGATDNAKYTHRASEKERAEEEEQRGGLSEENAGAGRRDATWRVASRLDFSLRDNGCSHGKSVNAETQAGWTSTSRCPRSARAPEKSQDARRMSARGEEREGDPCTSTFLSCVPETVLLPADKDEGIAERNMRSLALLSWLGVALQSEEMQREQCTENEDRKTHTEAEDASDETGVFLELLAQELEGPLVWPFVNPIEVIDACHRRLPPLENFNTPSR, encoded by the exons ATGCGACAAGCAGCCTCGGCGTCGCAGCCTCCCAGTACGCAGTgcaagagaacaagagaccACCGTCAAGAGGGCGCGGACAGAGACGGccgcgaagagacactcgaagaagcagaagaagcagcgaaacgaaaacgaaggaaaatcGTCTGTGGGGAG GGGACTCCTACGCCATCCAAGACGCGCCTGTACTGGAACGCAGTTTTTGAGCAGACGGCCGAGTCTCAAtatttcgtttcttctcgtcgagtTCGCGAGCTCGTGGAGGATCTGCTGGTTGGCGCGACTGGCGGCCTGTCGCATGCGCCGTCTCAGAACCGCCTCGAAGcactcgtctccttttctgtcttcggagaggctgtctcttcttctgcctcggctttctcttcttctgcctcggctttcgcttcttctgcctcggctttcgcttcttctgcctcggctttcgcttcttctgcctcggctCTTGCGTTCTTCCCCCCGCGCGCGCGCACAGCGTCTCTCGTGGAGTTGATGTGTGGCGGCCGCGGCAACCAG attccttttctctctcccatctcgcctctctttcggTCCTACGTCGGCATCGACGTCTCAGACCGCgcactctctctgtcgcgttgtgggtcctcttcgcttccttcttcctcttctcgttcgtcttgccagtcgtcctcttctctgagCGTGACTCGCACAGCCGCGTTGGAGAGGGCCAACAAATGCCGATTTCTTCTCCAAGATTGTGCGAGCCTCGGGGACGACCTGCCGCTGCTGAAGACCAACTTCGCGCTGGTCGTTGCAGGCTTGGACGACTTGCTCGTGCGAAACTTCACCGAGGTGGTTGAAGACACCGAAGGCGccgaggaagtcgaggccgtcctcgcctccgccgcgGCCGTGCTGTGCGTCGGCGgccgcctcctcgcgctcgAACCGAC TCGTCACCTGGGCgatctgcttctcgctgtcaccaaggctcttctgtctccgtcggggACTGTCcggtttctgcgtctcctccgaATAAAGGTCGTGGGCTCTGTCGCTGCGCTCCTCTTTCGCCGAGAGTCTGCGTCGTTTGCGGCGGATCAAAATCTTGACGCACTTCGAGCCTTCTATCGCAAACAAATCAGACC GCTCGCGGCGCTTCCGGCTCTGGGGCTCGACGCAGCTCGCCTCGACGTGGATGACCTGCGAACGCGACTGCCTCTGCTGCAACACCTCGCGAGAGTTCAGGCGACTGTCGaactctcctttcttcttctccag GCCTGCCTCTCTGGGAACCTCGAGGCGGCGgctctccttcttgctcGCGGCGCAGACCCAAACAGTTGTTTCCCTGTCGAGAttcttcattttctttcctctcgaacTCCCTCCTGTTTTTTACACTCTTCGTCACAGATCACTTCCAAAGCATCTTCTACACGAACCGAATCCATTACCACCATCTCAGAAAGgccctctctgccttcgtcgaGTTCTTCAGCGACGTCTCCCCTTTCTGTCGGTTCCTCTTCGCCAtcgtttgtctcctcgtctgctcccctcccgtcgtctccttctcaaTCTCCTTGTgggtcttcgtttctctcctccttctcttcttctccttcgtctccgctttttcctccttcttctccctggaCAAGCGCCTCGAGTCAAGGGAACTGCGGCCAGACTGGCGCCAGCGGCCTGCGATCGCCTGCGGCGTCTGCGCCTCCCCAGGGAGGCTCTGTGGGGGGCAttcgtcttctgcatcttgCAGCTGAACGCGAAGAtttgcccttcttccttctgcttcttcagcacGGCGCAGATCCTTCCTTGGTCAACGAAGACGGCCTGAGAGCTGAGGACCTCCTCGCCAACGCAGTCCGCAGGGAGCTGCAGCGAGACCGTCGGTGTCGTTCCTCCTCCGCGTGCCGTTTTCCTGGACCTCACGCAATGGACAGGACGAAGCAACGCAAAGAAGCAAACAATCCTCCAAAGGGTAGACCAGGCGCATCGGCGCGACAGGCAGGGACAGCCGGGGCGACAGACAACGCGAAATACACGCATCGCGCCagtgaaaaagaaagagcagaagaggaagaacaacgCGGTGGCTTATCAGAGGAGAACGCAGGAGCCGGCCGCCGAGACGCGACTTGGCGAGTGGCTTCAAGACTCGATTTCTCGTTGCGAGACAACGGATGCTCGCACGGAAAATCCGTCAATGCCGAGACACAGGCAGGCTGGACGTCCACGAGCCGTTGTCCCCGTTCCGCCAGAGCACCGGAAAAGTCGCAAGACGCGCGAAGGATGTCAGCGCGAGGTGAGGAGCGCGAAGGAGATCCATGTACGTCCACGTTCCTCTCGTGTGTTCCGGAGACTGTGCTTCTTCCcgcagacaaagacgaaggaaTTGCAGAGCGAAACATGCGGTCGctggcgcttctctcgtGGCTAGGAGTCGCCCTCCAGAGCGAAGAAATGCAGCGCGAGCAatgcacagaaaacgaggatCGCAAGACACACACCGAAGCTGAAGACGCCAGCGATGAGACAGGAGTCTTCCTGGAGCTTCTTGCCCAGGAATTAGAGGGGCCTCTTGTGTGGCCGTTCGTCAACCCTATCGAG GTGATTGACGCTTGCCACCGGCGCTTGCCTCCTTTGGAGAATTTCAACACTCCCTCCCGTTAG